A stretch of Zymoseptoria tritici IPO323 chromosome 1, whole genome shotgun sequence DNA encodes these proteins:
- the CYP-65 gene encoding putative P450 monooxygenase (This P450 may act on a polyketide metabolite. Comparison with characterized p450s did not yield highly significant matches. Multiple seq alignment and NJ analysis clustered this model with the following models: E_GW.14.17.1 (in a PKS cluster) and GW.2.467.1 (in a PKS cluster).. ...) yields MTTQDLTSAAIALLVALVLYQIAIVIQRLYFHPLSAFPGPRLAAATYIPEIYYDIFEGEGGQLPFALQRWHKSYGPIIRINPQELHVQDSSWYETLYAPSRPVRKLPNWGHRMKAMESALGASDATTYRKRRTALNPFFTKRKIAEFAPSVQQVCDRIVSRLEREYRGTGRVLNITRAWECMASDIATLSVFGQDPRSVDSPGFCSPTNRATESLVEPIKWFTHLSIIPTLIDRLPEWIVTALMPPAELILRQLSKVSSRSSDISQVMELAVVEARAAHSDGKGNDHSLIGSLLQQDLPPEEATLPHFTQEAVIVVGAGGETVARTMTLATFHVLDNPAVQKRLVEELNTAIPDAAEMPDWNVLSALPYLSACIEESLRLTYGVCEKRSRAYDGGDLMYGEWRIPAGTFVGMSNYDVSHDEEIFPDSFSFIPERWLGDPRAPNGKALSRYNVSFGKGMRSCVGMQLAYLELYLGVATFFRSRLASKARLYETNKSDVEMARDCFVPRAAKKSKGVRVIFES; encoded by the exons ATGACGACCCAAGATCTGACATCGGCCGCTATCGCTCTTCTTGTGGCCCTCGTCCTCTACCAGATTGCCATCGTCATTCAACGTCTGTACTTCCACCCATTGTCAGCATTTCCCGGTCCGAGACTCGCCGCGGCGACGTATATCCCAGAGATCTACTAcgacatcttcgagggagagggcggtCAGCTTCCCTTCGCCCTGCAACGATGGCACAAGAGCTACGGCCCAATCATCCGCATCAATCCTCAAGAACTCCACGTTCAAGATTCTTCCTGGTACGAGACACTCTATGCCCCCTCTCGTCCAGTTAGGAAGCTGCCCAACTGGGGCCACCGAATGAAAGCCATGGAGTCCGCCCTCGGCGCCAGCGACGCAACTACATACCGCAAGCGACGAACCGCACTGAACCCATTCTTCACCAAGCGCAAGATCGCGGAGTTTGCACCGAGCGTGCAGCAAGTGTGTGACCGTATCGTTTCCCGCCTGGAGAGGGAGTATCGAGGAACCGGCCGGGTCCTGAACATCACCCGGGCGTGGGAATGCATGGCCAGTGATATTGCGACGCTCTCCGTTTTCGGCCAAGACCCTCGATCCGTGGACAGTCCTGGTTTCTGTTCGCCAACGAACCGGGCGACGGAGTCGCTCGTGGAACCGATCAAATGGTTCACGCATCTATCCATCATTCCTACTTTGATAGACCGGTTGCCAGAGTGGATTGTCACCGCTTTGATGCCGCCTGCCGAGTTGATTCTTCGACAGC TTTCAAAAGTCTCCAGCAGAAGCTCTGACATATCGCAGGTCATGGAACTCGCCGTGGTCGAGGCGCGCGCCGCACATTCAGATGGTAAAGGCAACGACCACTCATTGATCGGCTCCCTTCTTCAGCAGGATCTGCCCCCAGAAGAGGCTACCTTGCCACATTTCACCCAGGAAGCAGTTATTGTAGTTGGGGCAGGCGGAGAAACTGTTGCTCGGACCATGACGCTGGCAACATTCCATGTTCTCGATAACCCTGCCGTGCAGAAGCGGCTGGTGGAAGAGCTCAATACTGCGATCCCAGATGCCGCCGAGATGCCTGACTGGAATGTTCTATCTGCCTTGCCGTATTTGTCGGCTTGTATTGAGGAGTCTCTTCGGCTCACTTACG GTGTTTGCGAGAAACGAAGCAGAGCGTACGATGGCGGCGACCTGATGTATGGGGAATGGAGGATCCCCGCAGGGACCTTCGTCGGCATGAGCAACTACGATGTCTCACACGACGAGGAGATTTTCCCGGATTCCTTCTCTTTCATTCCTGAGCGG TGGCTCGGCGACCCTCGCGCTCCGAATGGCAAGGCGTTGTCGCGGTACAACGTCTCCTTCGGCAAAGGTATGCGTAGCTGCGTCGGAATGCAGCTGGCATACTTGGAATTGTACCTCGGGGTCGCGACTTTCTTTCGCTCTCGGCTCGCTTCAAAGGCCCGCTTGTACGAGACCAACAAGTCGGATGTTGAGATGGCGAGGGATTGCTTCGTCCCGAGagcagcgaagaagagcaaagGCGTGCGAGTGATTTTCGAGAGCTAG